The following coding sequences are from one Thamnophis elegans isolate rThaEle1 chromosome 5, rThaEle1.pri, whole genome shotgun sequence window:
- the PCMTD2 gene encoding protein-L-isoaspartate O-methyltransferase domain-containing protein 2 — protein MGGAVSAGEDNDELIDNLKEAQYIRSELVEQAFRAVDRADYYLEEFKENAYKDLAWKHGNIHLSAPCIYSEVMEALDLQPGLSFLNLGSGTGYLSSMVGLILGPFGINHGVELHADVIEYAKQKLDFFIRTSDSFDKFEFCEPSFVSGNCLEISPECSQYDRVYCGAGVQKEHEDYMKNLLKVGGVLVMPLEEKLTKITRTGPSAWQTKKILAVSFAPLIQPNHLDSGKSRLVHLPPVMVRSLQDLARIAIRGTIKKVIHQETASKNGNGLRNPPRFKRRRIRHRRMETIVFLDKEVFASRISNPLEDNNCEELEEDCREEVEKPMPELKPEPATNILREKILSLPLPDPLKYYLLYYREK, from the exons ATGGGTGGTGCGGTGAGCGCGGGAGAAGACAACGACGAGTTAATTGATAATCTGAAGGAGGCTCAGTACATCCGGTCAGAGCTGGTAGAACAGGCCTTCCGGGCGGTCGACCGGGCTGACTACTACCTGGAGGAATTCAAGGAGAACGCCTATAAAGATTTGGCCTGGAAACATGGCAACATCCATCTCTCTGCCCCCTGCATTTACTCCGAAGTCATGGAAGCCCTGGACCTACAGCCTGGACTTTCCTTCCTGAACCTAGGAAGCGGCACCGGTTACCTCAGCTCCATGGTTGGGCTCATCTTGG GTCCTTTTGGAATAAATCATGGCGTGGAGCTTCATGCCGACGTTATAGAATATGCAAAGCAGAAACTGGACTTCTTCATCAGAACAAGTGACAGCTTTGACAA GTTTGAGTTCTGCGAGCCGTCCTTTGTCTCTGGAAACTGTTTGGAAATCTCCCCGGAATGCTCTCAATACGATCGTGTGTACTGTGGAGCCGGCGTCCAGAAGGAGCACGAAGATTACATGAAGAACTTGCTGAAAGTCGGCGGGGTTCTTGTCATGCCCCTGGAGGAGAAG CTGACGAAGATTACTCGAACCGGCCCTTCTGCCTGGCAAACCAAGAAAATCTTGGCTGTCTCCTTTGCTCCTCTGATCCAACCCAACCATTTAGATTCAGGGAAGTCAAGACTGGTTCATTTGC CCCCAGTGATGGTTCGCAGCCTACAGGACCTGGCTCGCATCGCCATTCGCGGCACCATTAAAAAGGTGATCCATCAAGAAACAGCCAGCAAAAACGGGAACGGCCTCCGGAACCCACCGAGGTTTAAACGGCGGCGCATCCGGCACCGCCGGATGGAAACCATCGTCTTCTTGGACAAAGAGGTGTTTGCGAGCCGGATCTCCAACCCTTTGGAGGACAACAATTGTGAGGAATTGGAGGAAGATTGCCGGGAAGAGGTGGAGAAACCGATGCCGGAACTGAAGCCCGAGCCGGCTACAAACATCTTGAGAGAAAAGATTCTCAGCCTTCCTCTCCCGGATCCTTTGAAATATTACCTGCTTTATTATAGAGAGAAATAG